From the genome of Carassius carassius chromosome 49, fCarCar2.1, whole genome shotgun sequence:
aaaataaaaacaattcagaaatgaattaaaaatataattatactttaaatgtgacgcaaatgtttttttttttttttctacaatagcaacagtgtttacaacagcgagaccactttagcctgtaaactcactaatatctctctggaaatgaatgtaaaaatatcaatgtcaataaaaaaatgcataatatacctgacatcaaagtgcattgtgaaggatatgaataacaaatgtagcctgtcatttgtttacatcgcaaaggtgttcaattttagataactacaacagtaataataatattaatcactatattccagtgtatcagtttttttatgttatgtatcaatatttaaggtggacttattgattaggtgcaagagtagtagtgatggttaaaataatagattaatgctgaaatagtaaattgagccttgttcctagatggacagagagtggaaagtaatagatcaaatgaggagatggagatagaggaagaaaaagagggaaatgtagaggcacaagtgacagaaagagagcaggtaacagcaagccaggagacagaggctggtaaGAAAGAGGaacatgtagaggcacaagtgttttctatagtttttactataacagctgttcttaattattctgtataacagagaagaaaaagccatcaggttgggacaatttaagacatttcagtttctaatcccagagctattattattttaaacttaaaattgtcttctctattgtttctttttcaaaactgcatcaaagcatttgctgctgtatcaatacataatcatccatatcgatatgtgaatcagcaaggaatgaatcacaatatattgctgtattgatatattgaacagcgccatttaaagccttgttccatgtgccccttttatactttgagcaaatgcccctccaaaggtctctgcacggccctgttcagagggagtgtcagccatgttaaagaagttaacagcttaagtcatttgtggattaatgcttattggagacgcgaaccattaaaaacgattcagttcgatttggtgaactggttcaaaaagatccggttacatcgaatgattcgttcgcgaaccggatatcacaaactgctttgttttgaactctctcacaacagacacggaagagaagacaatgatgaataaagtcgtagtttttgctatttttggaccaaaatgtattttcgatgcttcaacaaattctaactgaccctctgatgtcacatggactacttagatgatgtttttcttacctttctggacatggacagtagaccgtacacacagtttcaatggagggactgagagctctcggactaaatctaaaatatcttaaactgtgttctgaagataaacggaggtctcacgggtttggaacaacatgagggtgagttattaatgacataattttaatatttgggtgaaccaaccctttaaagtttgagcatattgtttgcaaactgcaattgattaattaattaaaaacaaagtagttgatatgctgtgttgtttttgttgtttagtagcagtaatatgcagttattagccgtgtccactgtattttttgttggttttcatgagaccccccttgaaatgaccaggaccccccattgcccccccaatcaaaattgtctggagccgccactgctcATGCATAGATGATGTATTCATGACCACACTCAAAAGCATGATAGAAATgagatttattttgtaaaaaggtataaaatgaaatattgtaCAAAAATAAAGTCTGTAGAGAGCTTTGGTTCAgtaacacaaacaaaacaaaacaaaacaaaacgtctCACAGGACCGACGAACACTGCAGGATGGAAAATGAGTTTCAGCTGACATTTGAACTCTTATCTTGAATGTTCTCTTTCGAGGAATCCACGAGCGTGAGTTGAGCAAAGCGTCATACGTCAGGACAGAGGATCGCAGCGAATGCGTGTTTTGACGGCAAAGTGTGTTTATCATGATTAAAGTGGAGCGGCTGATGAAATATATCCTGATAAAAGAGGCACCGCGTGCTTTACAGAGATACTTCTTGAAATGGGTAGATTTCTTCCATCAAAATGCAACAGTAAAACCCATAACCCGTATACTTCGGTGGATTTCATGCATAGAGTGCGCGTGGCGCAAATTTCGTCTTCAGAATAGTACGCGAACCACTATATTTCTATAACACCACCATATTTATAGGCACAACATATATTTATCAGTCATAACTTCCATAGAAAAATAGCGCAGACACTGGACTAAGATTAACTTTCTAGAGCACATGAGTCACACGCACTATCCAATGGAGTATAGACTTTATGTAGCTCCGCCCCTTTTCAGAGACTAAATCTGCTTCACCAGCTAATTACTCTTCAGAAGTGATGCTATAGTCCCAAATGGTAATACACTATGTTCCTATGCACTATGCATTCAACCATTTAGAGTATGAATTATATAGCTatggttattttgtcattcataatcaGAGTCTGATAGCTCCTCCCCCTTCGCTGCCTAATTAAACCCATGACAATTTCTATTTAAGTGCATCATCCGAgtgtttaaagtgcactttttatgtttgtagtaaCACACAATATATACTGCAAAATGTCATAGAATAGTGCACAAGTACGTGATTTGGAAAGCACCTGAAGTGTACTTTGGGCTTAACGCACAAGAAAGCCTGGGTTTTGTCTTCATACGGGCTTGTTTACAGTCGAAGCCCCAGACTGCTCTAGAATTGAGAGAACTTATCCTGTTGAGAAGTTTATTTCAAGTCGGTTAGAGCAGACAAAGCTGATCTGACATAATTGGTCTTAAAGGTCGGTGGTCCACGATGTTTTCTGTCCAGATTAATGGCTAAACAGCGGGTTTGACCTCAGCGGTCGCTCCTGGTTTAAAGAGGTCACATGTAACATTATTTGCTCTGATCAAACAGTCCATTTGTGGCGCTCAGCTCGGCGCAGGCGGTCTCTGGCACTGATTTCATTACAGTGAGATGTAAACACGTCAGGCCAGACCGTATTTTAAAGAGATAATTGGAGACGAGCCATCTGAGGTCCGGTTTGAGCACACTGCCTATTTTAATGACAGCAAAGAATCAAAACTTTAGCTTTTTGCAAAACAACATCAgctttttattttctacaataataTTTGGTCCTCTGCCCGCTCATTATCTGTTTTTTTCTTGTAGGAAACAATTGTCTGGTGGAGCTGGAGACCGAAGACGCGTCTTTTCCATCACAGACTGCACGGGGCCGAACGTCACGGATGGGTCGTGTTTATCTGCTTTTCTTTCGCTCATCTAAAGATTTTCTCCGATTTACTCAAGCTCATGCccttttgcattatttttcatGTCTTCTTGAATCATGTGATGCTTTCATCACATGAGGAACAAACACAAATTTATCTTTAACATCATTAACAAATGAACAGTAGCTTCCAAATCTCATGCATTTTTCACGCTTGTGGATCAAATCAGTGAGGTTTGGATGCAATGAGTCTAAATGCACCATTTCTTATTCAGTGTTTTTGACACTAAGATTTTTATATTTAGGTCTGTTCCTCGAGCAAATtaatcatatgacttcagaagactttaaATATAGTGCACAGGTTATATTCACTATTTTCAATGAGCTAAATTAAACCGTATACATCTCCATCCGCCTTCATTGAATGGAAGCCAGAATCTCCTGTTATATGCCTAAAAGTGAGGTCACATTCACTGTTGTTTGGCAAATGTTTGCAGTCAAAATCCATTCATTTTAAATGGGAATTTCGTGCAAGATTCGAAAGATTTCCCCATGCAGTTTTTGCAACTGGTTCAAGTTGGTCACATGACTTTGACATAAACCAACAGAGATCTTGATCTGACAGAGATTTCGTTTGGAGCTGTGTTTCATACATTATTACACAacatatgcatttagcagacgcttttatccaaagcgacttacagtgcattcaggctataaatttttacctatcatattatatatataaatatcatataatatatataaatagtagtTGTGTAATAGTAGTTGTtcccatttcatttcatttaatattaatgtataaatattaatattacaaaaaagTCTGCCCCCATGTTTGACCATGAGATTTGAGAGATTTGCAATtacgagatttttttttatatattaaacattgatttcagaattttttttttgcatatataatatattaaaagtattaGATCTGAACATAAGTTTAGTGAAAGTTCAGCAAAATTTAGAAGGCAAAAatggtcctgtgtgtgtgtgtgtgtgtgtgtgtgtgtatatatatatacacacacacacacacacacacacacatcgcaccttttcatctcattttgtgttttacaTGAGTCGTGAACAACATGAGCTTGAGTAAATGACAAACTGTGAACGGCTTCTTTAAAAACTTATGCTCAAATCTGGCACCATCCAAGATAGAGAACAAAAAAACCTCCTTAAATAAATAAGAGAAACAAACACTCTAATACAATGGATCGCAATAAATAACAATAAGTTAATTAAAtctcaataaatacattttcatatatactatatatagatagatagacagatagatagcttTCTGGATATTTAAGATGTGGAGTCTGTCGCTGTGTAAACGTGATAATCCACTGCAGGTGCGTCACGCTTCTTATTCCACCATGTTTGTTGCTGGATAAACGGATGTGGTTTGGTAACAAACTGAATACTGAATGTATCTCTATCAGAGAGTCCGCGGCCCAGTCTGAAGCATTTCGCTCTGGATTCGTCCGTCAAACACAAGCGCACTTTTTAGCCGAATGCTTCTTCAGAGTATGGTATTCCAAGCTGTCGTCCAAGAACGAGATGTCGTCGTCGAACGCGACGGGCCGACAGCAAGTCCGAGACGGCGTTTCCTTGTCCAGCTTCTTGTTGTGGGTGAGGTTGTTGAGGATCTTGTCGTAGTTGGTCTCGGCGTCGAAACACGGGCCGCTGCAGTAGCGGAAGATCAGCTCCTCTTTGGTCCTGTAACCCAAGCCCAGGTCTGTGACGTTGAGGTGGATCTCTTTAAGCAGGCACCCACGcccttgacctttgaccttgtcGTCTCGGCCTCGTCCTCGACCCTTCTTTCGTTCTCCTCGCCCCCGTCTGCTCCTCTCGATGTTTGTCGCTCCTTTCCTCTGGCCCCTGCCCTGCTTGGTTCCTGAGTCCATGTCGGAGGATCTGCGCAGTCGGCCGATCGTGGCTTCGATGAAGTCCATCACGTTCTCGAACTGCTCGGGGAAAAGGCTGTTCACGTCATCTTCAAGAGACAGAACAAAACACGTCAGTAATGATGCAATGTGACAGTTTATCTTTTTTGCATTTGCAATATGTTGCATTTATGACattctttttgtgtttttttaggataaaagcatctgctaaatgactaaatgcaatttatttttaataataatgaaaaaaattacattgcaaaTGATGTAAGCATAACAGTTTAAGAGGGTACtgaattttcaaataaaaaaatatgaatcaggTGTTACCGTcaactaaaactatataaaatatttacattgattagaataaatgttaactgaaataatcaAATAAAGGATAAAAAGTTACAAAGGCAACCTTTAGAATTTGtattaaagtactaaaattactttaactaaaactgaaaaataaaaacaataagaaCTAAATAGACatatctttttaaaaataataaaaatggcaaaacacaacaaaattactaacactgaaataaattaataaaaaactgaatatgcatatttaaaaaaactaataaaatcaacaaaaacacaacaaatttcAAAGctaaactgaaaaataataaaaaccaaatggactaataaactaataaaatgacaaaacacacaattactaaaactgaaataaaaatagtaaagactgcatagacattaaaaaaatttaaataacaaaaacacaacacatttacttaaactgaaatgaaaataataaaaactaagtagacatatttaaaaaaactataaaaaataaaatcaacaaaaacgtaacaaaatacaattatttttatttaataattagtaAAACGAACAGACATACAAAATTAACACACATGATAAAACCAACTAAATTACaaactttaaagtaaaaaaaattttttttaaataaaaactaatttaaaatattaataaaaagtacAATACTATATTAATGATCAAACAAAGATATACGGATATCGATTTCAGTATAAATTTGCTCATTTGATTAGTAACCTAGaatgtgaaatatttctgtttaaaatattttttttgtttccagGTTGAAATGACAGCATGCTCTCAGACGTTTGGACTTGTCACTATCGACCATCCCAAATAATGGCCCATGACTCACGAGATCTCACTCGTCACTGGACAGACTGTTCTTAAATCAGAAATGCAATGGAAAATCTTATAGA
Proteins encoded in this window:
- the LOC132132478 gene encoding glial cell line-derived neurotrophic factor-like gives rise to the protein MKLWDILATCLLLLSSVSARPVFHKLQPSKRAVIHSLIPALDPIIDSQPETTHQKQASMEEQYDVNSLFPEQFENVMDFIEATIGRLRRSSDMDSGTKQGRGQRKGATNIERSRRGRGERKKGRGRGRDDKVKGQGRGCLLKEIHLNVTDLGLGYRTKEELIFRYCSGPCFDAETNYDKILNNLTHNKKLDKETPSRTCCRPVAFDDDISFLDDSLEYHTLKKHSAKKCACV